The Sphingomonas naphthae nucleotide sequence GCCCGCCTCGATCCGGCCACGCACAAGCGCGCCGGGCGCGAGGCGCCCGGCGTCGTCCGAGAGGAGGGAAGGGGCGGGCGCGGCCGTCACTTGGCGCGGACGCCCCAGAGGCTGGCCCAGCTCTCATAGGCCTTCATGTTGGCGGCCATCGCCGATTGCGCGGCCTGCTGCGCCGACACCATGTCGCCGGCGCTCGTCATCGCCTTCTGCGCCCATTCGAGCTGCTGCTTCTGGAAGTCGATGGCCTGTTGCTGGAGCTTGATCCAGGGCGTGAAGAAATCGATCATGCGCTCACCTTCCGTGTTTCGCCGATCGCCTCGGCCAGCCCCGCCGCCCACTTCGTGATATCGCCCGCGCCGAGACAGATGACCATGTCGCCCGGCTGGCCGATATCGGCCAGCGCCGTCGCCAGCGCCTCGGGCCCCGAAATCTCCTGCGCCGAGCGGTGCCCGCGCATCTTGAGACCGGAGACGAGCGCCGCCGCGTCGATGCCCTCGATCGGCTGCTCGCCCGCCGGATAGACCGGGGCGACATAGACGATGTCGGCATCGTTGAAGGCCGATTGGAAGTCCGCCATCAGATCGCGCAGGCGGGTGAAGCGGTGCGGCTGGACGACCGCGATGACCCGGTTCTCGACCCCCTCGCGCGCCGCCGACAGCACCGCGCGAATCTCGACCGGATGGTGGCCGTAATCGTCGATCACCGTCATCCCGCCGACTTCGCCGACCTTTGTGAAGCGGCGCTTGACCCCACCGAACTTGGCGAAGCCGGTCTGGATCACGTCGTCGGGCACGCCCATTTCCAGCGCCACGCCGATCGCGGCGAGCGCGTTCTGGACGTTATGGCGGCCGGGCATGGGCAGCTCGATCCCCTCGATCGATCGGCTGCTGCCGTCGCGCTGGCGCACGATCGTCTCGAAGCGGTTGCCGCCGGGGATCGGTGTGACGTTGACGCCGCGCACGTCGGCCTGCGCCGAGAAACCGTAGGTCACCACGCGGCGGTCGCGGACGCGCGGGATCAGCGCCTGCACTTCCGGGTGATCGAGACAGAGCAGGGCCGCGCCGTAGAAGGGGACGTTCTCGACGAACTCGACGAACGCGTCCTTCACCTTCTCGAAGTCGCCGTAATGATCGAGATGCTCGGGATCGATGTTGGTGACGATGGCGTAGGTGCCGTCGAGCCGCAGGAAGCTGCCGTCGCTCTCGTCCGCCTCGACTACCATCCAGTCGGACGCGCCCAATCGCGCGTTGGAACCATAGCTGTTGATGATCCCGCCGTTGATGACGGTCGGGTCCACCCCACCCGCGTCGAGCAGCGCGGCCACCATCGAGGTGGTGGTCGTCTTGCCGTGGGTGCCGGCCACCGCGACGGTGGATTTCAGGCGCATCAGTTCGGCCAGCATCTCGGCGCGGCGGACGACGGGGACGCGGCTTTCCAGCGCAAGCTCCACCTCCGGGTTGCCGCGCTTGATCGCGGTGGAGGTGACCACCACGGCGGCGTCGCCCAGATTCTCCGCCTTGTGGCCGATCGCGACGGGGATGCCGCGCTTGCGAAGCCCCTCGATCACATAGCCTTCGGCCACGTCCGAGCCCTGCACCTTGTAGCCCAGATTGTGCATCACCTCGGCGATGCCCGACATGCCGATCCCGCCGATGCCGATGAAATGGATGGTTCCGATGTCGGTGGCGACGCCCTTCACGCAAACGCTCCCTGCGGCGCCGGCTCGAAGCCCTGCGCGGGTTGAAAATCGACGCCCGGCGTGTGGCCGAGCCCCTCGACCAGATCGGCCAGATCCTGCGTGGCGTGCGGCCGGCCGACGGCGCGGGCGCGGCTGGCGGCCACGATCAGCCCTTCGGGATCGTCGGCCAGCCCCTGCATCTGGCGGCACAGCTCCTGCGGCGTGAACGCCGTCTGCGCCACGGCGCGGGCGCCGCCCGAATCCGCCATCTCGCGGGCGTTGACGGTCTGGTGGTCGTCCATCGCGGAGGGGAGCGGGATCAAGATCGCGGGCCGGCCGGCCACGGTCAGCTCGGCGATGGTCGAGGCGCCGGCGCGGGCGATCACGACATGGCTCCACGCCAGCCGCTCGGGCAGGTCGGGAATGTAGGTCGCGAGATCGGCGGGGATGCCGAGGAAGGCATATTTGGCGCGCACCTGCTCGATATCCTCGGGCCGGCATTGCTGCGTCACCTGAAGGCGCTGGCGCAGCGCCGGGGGCAGCAGGCCGAGCCCCTCGGGCACCACGTCCGACAGGATCGATGCGCCCTGGCTGCCGCCGGTCACCAGCACGCGGAACGGGCCATCGGCCGAAAGCGCGGGGAAGGGCTTGTTGCCGATGTCCTTCACGATCTCCCGCACCGGATTGCCGACGAGGTG carries:
- the murC gene encoding UDP-N-acetylmuramate--L-alanine ligase, which translates into the protein MKGVATDIGTIHFIGIGGIGMSGIAEVMHNLGYKVQGSDVAEGYVIEGLRKRGIPVAIGHKAENLGDAAVVVTSTAIKRGNPEVELALESRVPVVRRAEMLAELMRLKSTVAVAGTHGKTTTTSMVAALLDAGGVDPTVINGGIINSYGSNARLGASDWMVVEADESDGSFLRLDGTYAIVTNIDPEHLDHYGDFEKVKDAFVEFVENVPFYGAALLCLDHPEVQALIPRVRDRRVVTYGFSAQADVRGVNVTPIPGGNRFETIVRQRDGSSRSIEGIELPMPGRHNVQNALAAIGVALEMGVPDDVIQTGFAKFGGVKRRFTKVGEVGGMTVIDDYGHHPVEIRAVLSAAREGVENRVIAVVQPHRFTRLRDLMADFQSAFNDADIVYVAPVYPAGEQPIEGIDAAALVSGLKMRGHRSAQEISGPEALATALADIGQPGDMVICLGAGDITKWAAGLAEAIGETRKVSA
- a CDS encoding UDP-N-acetylglucosamine--N-acetylmuramyl-(pentapeptide) pyrophosphoryl-undecaprenol N-acetylglucosamine transferase, whose amino-acid sequence is MVPAHALAGELMERGHFCALVTDERGARIPGLFDGVQTHVLPAGRGGGGPLGILKAARQIWQGRAMSRRLYETFKPSAVIGFGGYPALPALLGALADGIPTAIHEQNAVLGRVNRYLARRVDAVATAYPNVERLKAKYQPKVHLVGNPVREIVKDIGNKPFPALSADGPFRVLVTGGSQGASILSDVVPEGLGLLPPALRQRLQVTQQCRPEDIEQVRAKYAFLGIPADLATYIPDLPERLAWSHVVIARAGASTIAELTVAGRPAILIPLPSAMDDHQTVNAREMADSGGARAVAQTAFTPQELCRQMQGLADDPEGLIVAASRARAVGRPHATQDLADLVEGLGHTPGVDFQPAQGFEPAPQGAFA